Within the Clarias gariepinus isolate MV-2021 ecotype Netherlands chromosome 27, CGAR_prim_01v2, whole genome shotgun sequence genome, the region GGTGGAAAAGCTGAAGTGGTGGAGAGCACAGATCAGGGTGAGGAGCTGGAAAAGGGTTTGGAGGAGCAACAACCAGAAAAGCAAAAATCCAAACCAGAGCTTAGTCCCGGgggtgatgatgaggatgatgaaggCGAGCAGATAAAAGTGGATGATGGGATGAAGAATGAGAATGGTGGTCAGGATGACTCCAAGTCCAAGGGCAGAGTGCGCTTCCAGGTGAGAGGAGAAATTGTTCTGTAATACATCTATGCATGTTCTTGCACTTGCAGAAcaaattaactttattaaagcttttacacacacacacacacacacacacacacactttccacgACCTGTATCTTGTTTGAATGCTTAAACCACTTATTCAGGCAATTTACAGATCTACAGAgatgttttatataattttcataACTTTGCAGTAGTTTGTGAGTGTGGAGGTCGGTGTCCATGTACACACGTGTCCATATCATGTATAAGGATAAATTCATGTAGAAATATTTGCTTTGGCGTCCTTTAAGCAAGATCTTTTAGACTTCAGTATCTCACCTGATCCCCCAAGTATAGctttgtaattgtaatttggCATAATTCACTCTGGACTCCCTCCTTCTCCGATAAGTTTTTGGAGCAGAAGTACGGCTACTACCACTGCAGAGAATGCAACCTTCGTTGGGAGAGCGCCTATGTGTGGTGTGTTCAGGGCACAAACAAGGTAATggcatcatttattttattattattatttttttcttcctccagaTTTATGCCATGTCAGTTTTTCTGCCTTACAGGTTTATTTCAAGCAGTTTTGCAGAACATGCCAGAAGGCTTTCAACCCATACCGGGTAGAGGATATAACCTGTCAGGTGAGAAGCCCCCAGCCCCCTTGCCTCATTTCTTGACAATTACTTGACCATTAAGTGACTTGGCCATTTATTATTCGTGTTTCAGAGCTGCAAGAAGGCTCGCTGTACCTGTCCTGGGACGGCACGCCACGTGGATCCTAAGCGGCCGCACCGACAGGACCTGTGTGGACGCTGCAAAGGCAAACGGCTCTCCTGCGACAGCACGTTCAGTTTTAAG harbors:
- the zar1 gene encoding zygote arrest protein 1, with protein sequence MAMYGDEPLDSYVYSSYNPYSYRCPKPKSWRQKSYLSACGDAEGYFDNYQRAQLRSILSQINPNLTPRLRKANTKDVGVQVNPKTDASVQCSLGPRTLAARRRDAVRKRRPDGQTPGSPVSPGVRFPRTQAVYSPIATRGLAALLQDHGDDDGEEEQQKQRGGKAEVVESTDQGEELEKGLEEQQPEKQKSKPELSPGGDDEDDEGEQIKVDDGMKNENGGQDDSKSKGRVRFQFLEQKYGYYHCRECNLRWESAYVWCVQGTNKVYFKQFCRTCQKAFNPYRVEDITCQSCKKARCTCPGTARHVDPKRPHRQDLCGRCKGKRLSCDSTFSFKYII